Proteins encoded together in one Camelina sativa cultivar DH55 chromosome 9, Cs, whole genome shotgun sequence window:
- the LOC104713273 gene encoding high mobility group B protein 9-like has product MSSEENESTPSQATVETTATSPTKIKEYPEPLDSHEVVVKDSSRFWDTLRRFHSIMSTKFMIPVIGGKELDLHVLYVEVTRRGGYEKVVAEKKWREVGGVFRFSATTTSASFVLRKHYLNLLFHYEQVHLFNARGPLLHPTATFHAKDPSTNKELALVEYTPPTSIRYHNSLPPPSQGSSSFTAIGTIEGKFDCGYLVKVKLGSEILNGVLYHPAQPGPSSSPPTAELNGAVAPYADTGSRRRRSGKRRRSRRREDPNYPKPNRSGYNFFFAEKHCKLKSLYPNKEREFTKIIGESWSNLSTEERTVYQNIGLKDKERYQRELNEYREMLRLRDGDKTNGKVC; this is encoded by the exons ATGTCATCGGAAGAGAACGAATCGACACCGTCTCAGGCGACGGTAGAAACGACGGCGACTTCACCGACGAAGATAAAAGAGTATCCAGAACCATTGGATTCACATGAAGTCGTTGTTAAAGATTCTTCTCGCTTCTGGGATACTCTCAGACGGTTTCACTCCATCATGTCCACTAAATTCAT gATTCCTGTGATTGGTGGAAAAGAACTGGATTTGCATGTTTTGTATGTGGAAGTCACGAGGAGGGGAGGTTACGAAAAG GTAGTAGCAGAGAAAAAATGGAGGGAAGTTGGAGGAGTGTTTAGATTCTCTGCGACCACAACAAGTGCTTCGTTTGTCTTAAGGAAACATTACCTTAATCTTCTCTTCCATTACGAACAAGTTCATCTCTTCAATGCTCGTGGTCCTCTTCTTCATCCCACag CTACATTTCATGCCAAGGATCCTTCAACgaacaaagaactggctctagTCGAGTATACTCCTCCGACGAGTATAAGATATCATaattctcttcctcctccttctcaaG GTTCATCGAGTTTCACAGCTATTGGTACGATTGAAGGCAAATTCGACTGTGGTTATCTTGTCAAAGTAAAGTTGGGCTCAGAGATTCTTAACGGCGTGCTTTACCATCCGGCCCAGCCTGgcccatcatcatcaccaccaaccGCTGAATTAAACGGTGCCGTTGCGCCTTATGCTGATACCGGGAGTAGACGGCGTCGTTCAGGTAAAAGACGAAGAAGCAGACGCAGAGAAGACCCGAATTACCCAAAACCCAACCGGAGCGGTTACAATTTCTTCTTTGCTGAGAAACATTGCAAGCTCAAGTCTCTTTATCCAAACAAGGAGAGAGAGTTCACGAAGATTATTGGCGAATCGTGGAGCAATCTCTCTACCGAGGAACGAACG GTTTATCAGAACATTGGGTTAAAGGATAAGGAGAGGTACCAAAGGGAGCTGAATGAGTACAGAGAGATGTTGAGACTCAGGGATGGTGACAAGACAAACGGCAAGGTTTGCTAG
- the LOC104713275 gene encoding tRNA pseudouridine synthase A, mitochondrial-like, producing the protein MLTEDETDLYRGGEEPQKVAIIFAFCGVGYQGMQKNPGAKTIEGELEEALFHAGAVPESIRGKPKLYDFARSARTDKGVSAVGQVVSGRFNVDPPGFVDRLNSNLPNQIRIFGYKHVTPSFSSKKFCDRRRYVYLLPVFALDPISHRDREAVMASLGSGEVYVKCIACSERGRKIPESVILSNKSSALRAALKIEALSSDLASLSSVDVGVARIQEDSRKLNTSSSEKVKMAEAKSKFCYGEKEKERFSRILCCYVGSYNFHNFTTRMKADDPAAHRQIISFTADTVINLDGIDFIKCEVLGKSFMLHQIRKMMGLAVAIMRNCASESLIQTAFSKDVDITVPMAPEVGLYLEECFFTSYNKNFEDSHEKVSMEAYKEEAEAFKLKHIYSHIGATERRYGNMALWLHSLNHRNYPDLNFGSHGHNADQVLVDKKVDETHHEEDQVSL; encoded by the exons ATGTTGACCGAAGACGAAACAGACTTGTACCGCGGCGGCGAGGAGCCTCAAAAAGTTGCTATAATATTCGCGTTTTGCGGTGTTGGGTACCAAGGGATGCAAAAGAATCCAGGCGCGAAAACCATTGAAGGCGAGCTCGAAGAAGCTCTGTTCCACGCCGGAGCTGTACCTGAGTCCATTAGAGGCAAGCCTAAACTATATGATTTCGCACGATCTGCACGAACCGATAAAGGAGTGAGTGCTGTGGGTCAAGTAGTTTCAGGTCGATTCAACGTTGATCCTCCTGGATTCGTGGATCGTCTCAATTCGAATCTCCCTAATCAGATTAGGATCTTTGGTTATAAGCATGTTACGCCGTCGTTTAGCTCTAAGAAGTTCTGTGATCGAAGAAGGTATGTGTATCTGCTCCCTGTGTTTGCTCTTGATCCAATCTCGCATCGTGATAGAGAAGCGGTAATGGCTAGTTTAGGTTCAGGAGAGGTTTATGTTAAGTGTATTGCTTGCTCAGAGAGAGGTCGTAAGATTCCAGAGTCTGTCATTTTGTCGAACAAGTCTAGTGCATTAAGAGCTGCCCTTAAGATTGAAGCTTTGAGTTCTGATTTAGCTAGCTTAAGCTCAGTAGATGTTGGAGTAGCTAGGATACAAGAAGATAGTCGTAAATTGAATACAAGTTCATCAGAGAAAGTCAAAATGGCCGAGGCAAAGAGCAAGTTTTGTTACGGTGAAAAGGAGAAGGAAAGGTTCAGTAGAATACTGTGTTGTTATGTTGGATCATATAATTTTCATAACTTTACTACAAGAATGAAAGCAGATGATCCGGCTGCGCATCGTCAGATCATCTCCTTCACCGCTGATACTGTCATTAATCTTGATGGTATTGACTTTATCAAGTGTGAAGTCTTGGGCAAGAGCTTCATGCTACATCAGATTCGTAAGATGATGGGTCTTGCTGTTGCAATCATGAGGAATTGTGCTTCTGAATCACTTATCCAGACTGCTTTCAGCAA GGATGTGGATATAACTGTACCAATGGCCCCAGAAGTTGGACTCTATCTCGAGGAATGCTTCTTCACGTCTTATAACAAAAACTTTGAAGACAGCCATGAGAAAGTGTCAATGGAAGCATacaaagaagaagctgaagcatTCAAATTGAAGcatatatattctcatatcGGCGCTACAGAGCGAAGATATGGAAATATGGCTCTTTGGTTGCATTCTTTGAACCATAGAAACTATCCTGACCTGAATTTTGGCAGCCATGGACATAACGCGGACCAAGTTCTTGTGGATAAGAAAGTTGATGAAACCCACCACGAGGAAGATCAAGTCTCATTATGA
- the LOC104713276 gene encoding probable alpha-amylase 2 produces MGYYNNVFDECNDQTDIGRVLRDGREVILQAYNWESHKHDWWRNLDGKVPDIAKSGFTSAWLPPPSQSLAPEGYLPQDLYSLNSAYGSEHLLKSLLRKMKQYKVRAMADIVINHRIGTTIGHGGMYNRYDGSSLPWDEHAVTSCTGGLGNRSTGANFNGVPNVDHTQHFVRKDIIGWLRWLRNTVGFQDFRFDFARGYSANYVKEYIGAAKPLFSVGECWDSCKYNGHGLDYNQDSHRQRIINWIDSTGQISAAFDFTTKGILQEAVKGQYWRLCDAQGKPPGVVGWWPSRAVTFLDNHDTGSSQAHWPFPSHHIMEGYAYILTHPGIPSVFYDHFYNWGSSIHDQIVKLIDIRRRHDIHSRSTVRILKAESNLYAAIAGEKLCMKLGDGSWCPSGRDWTLATSGHRYAVWIK; encoded by the exons ATGGGTTACTATAACAAT GTCTTTGATGAATGCAACGATCAAACTGATATTG gTCGAGTTCTACGCGATGGAAGGGAAGTCATTCTCCAG GCTTATAATTGGGAATCTCACAAACATGATTGGTGGAGAAACTTGGACGGGAAAGTTCCTGACATCGCAAAATCTGGCTTTACTTCTGCATGGTTGCCACCACCATCTCAGTCTCTTGCACCAGAAG GTTATCTTCCACAGGACCTTTATTCACTAAACTCAGCGTATGGCTCTGAGCATCTATTGAAATCTTTACTTCGTAAGATGAAACAGTACAAAGTTAGAGCTATGGCTGATATAGTTATCAATCATCGTATTGGGACAACGATAGGACATGGTGGAATGTATAACCGTTATGATGGATCTTCATTACCGTGGGATGAACATGCTGTGACTTCTTGTACCGGAGGACTG GGTAACCGAAGCACCGGGGCAAATTTCAATGGTGTTCCAAATGTTGATCACACTCAGCATTTTGTTAGGAAAGATATCATCGGGTGGCTTCGTTGGCTGCGCAACACTGTCGGGTTTCAAGATTTCCGTTTTGACTTTGCTAGGGG TTACTCAGCAAACTATGTGAAGGAATACATTGGAGCAGCGAAGCCGTTATTCTCGGTTGGAGAATGTTGGGATTCTTGCAAATACAATGGCCATGGTCTAGACTATAATCAAG ATAGCCATAGACAGCGCATAATCAATTGGATCGATTCCACAGGACAGATTTCTGCTGCATTTGACTTCACAACTAAAGGAATTCTTCAG GAAGCCGTAAAGGGTCAGTATTGGCGTTTATGTGATGCTCAAGGGAAGCCACCGGGTGTAGTGGGATGGTGGCCTTCAAGAGCTGTTACATTCCTTGATAACCATGACACTGGCTCTTCTCAG gCTCATTGGCCGTTCCCTTCACACCACATTATGGAG gGCTATGCATATATACTTACTCATCCCGGCATCCCCTCTGTATTCTACGATCACTTTTACAATTGGGGAAGCTCAATCCATGATCAGATTGTCAAActg ATTGACATTAGGAGGCGACATGATATCCACAGTAGGTCAACGGTCCGCATTTTAAAAGCTGAATCTAACTTATACGCTGCCATTGCTGGTGAGAAACTGTGTATGAAGCTCGGAGATGGCTCTTGGTGCCCTTCTGGTAGAGACTGGACTCTAGCAACAAGTGGCCATCGCTATGCCGTCTGGATCAAGTAA